A single Thermosynechococcus vestitus BP-1 DNA region contains:
- the htpG gene encoding molecular chaperone HtpG, with protein sequence MLEQGTISIHTENIFPIIKKWLYSDHEIFLRELVSNAVDAIQKLRMVARSGEYSGDVDHPEVTITIDKENKKLAIADNGIGMTAEEVKKYITQVAFSSAEEFVQKYKGEGENAIIGHFGLGFYSAFMVAERVEIDTLSYREGAVPVHWTCDGSTEFTLADGQRTTVGTTVTLTLQDSELEYLEPARIRQLVRKYCDFLPVPIKLEGEQINRQIAPWKSAPNSLSKEDYLEFYRYLYPFQEDPLLWVHLNTDYPFVVNGILYFPKLRPDIDVTKGQIKLYCNQVFVSDNCEEVIPRFLLPLRGVIDSSDIPLNVSRSFLQNDRTVRKIADYIAKKVGDRLKELYREDPAAYVRLWQDLGTFVKFGSINDEKFKKQVEDILIYRTTAALTSKERDDVWAAEGGIQVDGKTYTTLKEYLERNKERQGNRVYYCTDEVNQATYVQLLKSQGIEVLFMDSFIDTHFVPWLEQNYRDVKFLRVDAELDETLIDKSKESELIDPTTNKTRSEQIKALFESVLKKPKLTIRTEALKADAPPAMILLPEASRRMQEMMAMMQQQANVQLPEEHILVVNTAHPLVQNLLSLNQGTIIQTSGTSETGTLVEKLCQYIYDLALMSQRAFDANGMQQFTERASQVLTQLTTMATR encoded by the coding sequence ATGTTGGAACAGGGAACCATTTCAATCCACACTGAGAACATTTTTCCAATCATTAAAAAGTGGCTCTACTCCGATCATGAGATTTTCCTGCGGGAACTGGTCTCTAACGCCGTCGATGCCATTCAAAAACTGCGGATGGTGGCACGCTCTGGGGAATATAGCGGCGATGTGGATCACCCCGAAGTGACGATCACGATTGACAAAGAAAATAAAAAGTTAGCGATCGCCGACAATGGCATTGGCATGACGGCCGAGGAAGTCAAAAAATACATTACCCAAGTGGCCTTTTCCAGTGCCGAGGAATTTGTGCAAAAGTACAAAGGGGAAGGGGAAAACGCCATCATCGGCCACTTTGGCCTGGGGTTTTACTCCGCCTTTATGGTTGCTGAGCGCGTGGAAATTGATACCCTGTCCTACCGTGAAGGCGCCGTTCCCGTCCATTGGACCTGCGATGGTTCCACAGAATTTACCCTTGCCGATGGCCAGCGTACCACTGTGGGCACAACGGTCACCTTAACCCTTCAAGACAGTGAACTGGAGTATCTAGAGCCAGCCCGTATCCGGCAGCTGGTGCGCAAGTACTGTGACTTTTTACCCGTTCCCATCAAACTGGAAGGGGAGCAAATCAATAGGCAAATTGCCCCTTGGAAGAGTGCTCCCAATAGCCTGAGCAAAGAGGACTATCTGGAGTTTTATCGCTACCTCTATCCCTTCCAAGAAGACCCCCTGCTCTGGGTTCACCTCAATACCGACTACCCCTTTGTGGTGAATGGGATTCTCTACTTTCCCAAGCTGCGCCCCGACATTGATGTCACCAAGGGGCAAATTAAGCTCTACTGCAATCAGGTCTTTGTCAGCGACAATTGCGAAGAGGTCATTCCCCGCTTTTTGCTGCCCCTGCGGGGGGTGATTGACAGTAGCGATATTCCCCTAAATGTGTCCCGCAGTTTCCTACAAAACGATCGCACCGTTCGTAAAATTGCGGACTACATTGCCAAGAAGGTGGGCGATCGCCTGAAGGAGCTCTATCGCGAAGACCCCGCTGCCTACGTGCGCCTATGGCAAGACCTGGGCACCTTCGTTAAATTTGGCTCCATCAACGATGAGAAGTTCAAAAAGCAGGTGGAGGACATTCTCATCTACCGCACCACTGCCGCATTGACCTCCAAAGAAAGGGACGACGTTTGGGCAGCGGAGGGGGGCATTCAAGTGGATGGCAAAACCTACACCACCCTCAAGGAATACCTAGAGCGCAACAAGGAGCGCCAAGGCAATCGCGTCTATTACTGCACCGATGAGGTGAACCAAGCCACCTATGTGCAACTGCTCAAGAGCCAAGGAATTGAAGTCCTCTTTATGGACAGTTTCATTGATACTCACTTTGTACCGTGGCTGGAGCAGAACTATCGCGATGTCAAGTTCCTGCGGGTGGATGCGGAACTGGATGAAACCCTGATTGACAAGAGCAAAGAGAGTGAACTCATTGACCCCACCACCAACAAAACCCGCAGTGAGCAGATCAAAGCCCTCTTTGAATCGGTGCTGAAAAAGCCAAAGCTGACGATCCGCACCGAAGCCCTCAAGGCCGATGCGCCGCCGGCGATGATCCTCCTCCCTGAAGCCAGTCGGCGGATGCAGGAGATGATGGCAATGATGCAGCAGCAAGCCAATGTACAGTTGCCGGAGGAGCATATCTTGGTTGTCAACACCGCCCATCCCTTGGTGCAAAATCTCCTCAGCCTCAACCAAGGAACGATTATTCAAACCAGCGGTACCTCAGAAACGGGTACATTGGTTGAAAAGCTGTGTCAGTATATCTACGATTTGGCCTTGATGTCACAGCGGGCCTTTGATGCCAATGGTATGCAGCAGTTTACGGAGCGCGCCAGCCAAGTTCTAACCCAACTGACAACGATGGCCACGCGCTAA
- a CDS encoding site-2 protease family protein, producing the protein MIVTVGLLAGAIALLAWGLYRNLPYGKLGIVAWLQTLVLMLPWLVVFGSLSFGIAINFAAVLFGLVFSIVAYIALGRWLRSLAVTAELPLATSGRSELEQATPEQTTAAPPTEKPSLPPEDLQAIQSIFSVDTYFATDYLPYKGGVICPGNLRGEAKAVHQQLTERLQAALPDRYRLFMVPNSEGKPMVVILPMTTEPIRSGKLQKLAAVFLAVATLGTCLETSAILQGFSLVGNPTAGLFQRSLPFALGLFGIAAVREVGHWLMAKRYQARLGPPIFLPAWQLGTFGAMTRLESFLANRSQLFDIGAAGAIAAGSVALLLLGTGFILSPTPQGLEVPTIFFQGSILVGTIAKLFLGQQLQSEVVRVHPLVILGWLGLIMTALNLMPAGQLDGGRMIQAIYGTKTAKRLTIITLVVLGLVAIVNPLALYWALVILLLQRDVDQPSLDEITEPDDIRAGLGLLLLFLMAATLIPMAPGLAGRLGIGG; encoded by the coding sequence ATGATAGTTACGGTAGGCCTATTGGCGGGAGCGATCGCCCTATTGGCGTGGGGACTCTACCGCAACCTGCCCTATGGCAAGCTGGGGATAGTGGCTTGGTTGCAAACCCTTGTCCTCATGCTCCCTTGGCTGGTGGTTTTTGGCAGCCTCAGCTTTGGGATTGCGATTAACTTTGCCGCCGTCCTCTTTGGGCTGGTGTTTTCGATTGTGGCCTATATTGCCCTGGGGCGGTGGTTGCGATCGCTGGCCGTCACCGCAGAACTCCCCTTGGCTACTTCTGGGCGTTCTGAACTGGAGCAAGCCACCCCAGAACAGACAACCGCTGCGCCGCCTACCGAGAAACCTAGCCTTCCCCCTGAGGATTTGCAAGCCATTCAAAGCATCTTTAGTGTTGATACCTACTTTGCCACCGATTACCTTCCCTACAAGGGAGGTGTGATCTGTCCGGGGAATCTGCGGGGTGAGGCTAAAGCGGTGCATCAGCAACTCACTGAGCGCCTCCAGGCCGCCTTGCCCGATCGCTATCGCCTCTTTATGGTGCCCAATAGTGAGGGCAAGCCCATGGTGGTGATTTTGCCGATGACCACTGAGCCAATCCGCTCCGGCAAGCTGCAAAAGCTAGCGGCGGTGTTCTTGGCGGTGGCCACCCTTGGCACCTGTCTCGAGACCAGTGCCATTTTGCAGGGCTTTAGCCTAGTGGGGAATCCCACCGCTGGCCTGTTCCAGCGATCGCTCCCCTTTGCCCTTGGCCTCTTTGGCATTGCGGCGGTGCGGGAAGTTGGCCACTGGCTAATGGCCAAACGCTATCAGGCACGCTTGGGGCCGCCGATCTTTTTGCCGGCGTGGCAGTTGGGGACTTTTGGTGCCATGACCCGCCTTGAATCCTTCCTGGCCAATCGCAGTCAATTGTTTGATATTGGTGCCGCGGGGGCGATCGCCGCCGGCAGTGTTGCGCTGCTGCTGTTGGGCACTGGGTTTATCCTCTCGCCAACCCCTCAGGGCCTAGAGGTGCCAACGATCTTTTTCCAGGGCTCGATTTTAGTGGGGACAATCGCCAAGCTCTTTTTGGGCCAGCAGTTGCAAAGCGAAGTGGTGAGGGTACATCCTTTAGTGATTCTGGGCTGGCTGGGGCTGATCATGACTGCTTTGAACTTGATGCCTGCAGGGCAACTGGATGGCGGGCGGATGATTCAAGCCATTTACGGTACGAAAACCGCCAAACGACTGACGATTATTACCCTTGTCGTCTTGGGCTTGGTGGCAATTGTCAACCCCTTGGCCCTCTATTGGGCGTTGGTGATCCTGCTGTTGCAGCGGGATGTGGATCAACCTAGTCTCGATGAAATAACAGAACCGGATGATATCCGCGCCGGTTTAGGGCTGCTGTTGTTGTTCTTGATGGCGGCGACCCTCATTCCAATGGCACCGGGGCTGGCAGGTCGGTTGGGGATTGGAGGCTAA
- the mrdA gene encoding penicillin-binding protein 2, translated as MAMLKTPPPRSLTYPAYDRRVGKQGRALVLLSIMTVFLLGGIGTRLAYLQIVEGDRNRQMADENRIRLIPKPPERGKILDRKGRILAGNQFSYSVFLWPLAAKKPEWPQTVRILSRVLNIPASEIEARVKQAGVNSPSLIRIAQGINQGQIVALEEHRNFLTGVEIDREALRFYPHGETAAHIIGYIGELNEEELAARRDQGYRLGDVIGKMGVEATYEKVLRGTWGGQQVEVDGQGRVIRILGQKVARPGNDITLSVDLDVQKAAEAALGSRPGAIVAMDPRDGSILALASYPAFDPNWFARRMTQGQWDELQRRQFPFVNRALQGFPPASTFKIVTTVAALESGKFSPDTILMTYPALYTGGFAFHDWNRAGFGPLGFAGALAWSSNTFFGQVARAIGPETLIEWARRFGMGTKTGIDLPGETAGFVPDPQWKRKTFGEGWYDGDTLITAIGQGALQVSPVQAAVMFAVPANGGYKVRPHLIASENSDRWRQSLNLKPSTIQVLRQGLRQVVTNGTGAALNISEVAIAGKSGTGEDPPRPHHTWFGAYAPADNPEIVVVAFAENSGGGGGSVAGPMVLKVIQTYMKIRDR; from the coding sequence ATGGCAATGCTAAAAACGCCCCCCCCTCGCTCCCTCACCTACCCAGCCTACGATCGCAGGGTTGGCAAACAGGGTCGGGCCTTGGTGTTGCTCTCAATTATGACGGTATTTTTGCTGGGGGGCATTGGCACTCGCCTGGCTTACCTACAAATTGTTGAGGGCGATCGCAACCGCCAGATGGCCGATGAAAACCGCATTCGCTTGATTCCCAAACCGCCAGAGCGGGGGAAGATTCTGGATCGCAAAGGGCGGATCTTGGCGGGAAATCAGTTCTCCTACTCCGTCTTTCTCTGGCCCCTGGCTGCTAAAAAGCCTGAATGGCCCCAGACGGTGAGAATTCTCTCGCGGGTGCTCAATATCCCCGCCAGTGAGATCGAAGCGCGGGTCAAACAAGCGGGGGTGAATTCCCCTTCGTTGATTCGCATTGCCCAAGGGATTAACCAAGGGCAAATTGTTGCCCTCGAAGAACACCGCAATTTCCTGACGGGGGTTGAAATTGACCGTGAAGCCCTGCGCTTTTATCCCCACGGCGAAACTGCCGCCCACATCATTGGCTACATTGGCGAACTGAATGAAGAGGAACTGGCAGCGCGGCGAGATCAGGGCTATCGCCTTGGGGATGTGATAGGCAAAATGGGCGTGGAAGCCACCTATGAAAAAGTACTGCGGGGAACTTGGGGCGGTCAGCAGGTGGAGGTGGATGGCCAAGGCAGAGTCATTCGCATTCTTGGGCAAAAGGTGGCGCGACCGGGGAATGACATTACCCTTTCGGTGGATTTAGACGTGCAAAAAGCGGCAGAAGCAGCCCTGGGCAGTCGACCGGGGGCGATCGTGGCGATGGATCCTCGCGATGGTTCGATTCTTGCCCTGGCCAGTTACCCTGCCTTTGACCCCAATTGGTTTGCTCGCCGTATGACCCAAGGTCAATGGGATGAGCTACAGCGGCGGCAATTTCCCTTTGTCAACCGTGCCCTCCAAGGATTCCCCCCCGCGAGTACCTTCAAGATTGTAACAACGGTGGCGGCCCTAGAGTCTGGGAAGTTCAGCCCTGATACGATTCTCATGACCTATCCTGCTCTGTATACAGGGGGCTTTGCCTTCCACGATTGGAATCGGGCAGGCTTCGGGCCTTTGGGCTTTGCGGGCGCCTTAGCTTGGAGCAGTAACACCTTTTTTGGTCAAGTCGCACGTGCCATTGGTCCTGAAACGCTGATTGAGTGGGCACGGCGCTTTGGCATGGGCACAAAAACGGGCATTGACTTACCGGGGGAAACAGCAGGCTTTGTCCCAGATCCCCAGTGGAAGCGGAAAACCTTTGGCGAAGGGTGGTACGACGGCGACACATTAATCACAGCCATTGGCCAAGGGGCATTGCAAGTGAGTCCGGTTCAAGCGGCGGTCATGTTTGCCGTGCCTGCGAATGGGGGCTATAAAGTGCGTCCGCACCTAATTGCTTCTGAAAATTCTGATCGCTGGCGACAGTCGTTGAATTTAAAGCCCTCTACCATACAGGTGCTCCGCCAAGGCTTACGACAGGTGGTGACCAATGGTACAGGAGCGGCTCTGAATATTTCTGAGGTGGCGATCGCTGGCAAAAGTGGCACGGGTGAAGATCCCCCCCGTCCTCACCACA
- the rpsT gene encoding 30S ribosomal protein S20: MANIKSAAKRAQIAERNRLRNKAYRSAVRTLIKNYLNAISQYSTDPTPEKLAEVHHRLNLAFSKIDKAVKRGVLHRNTGARRKARLTRILNKTLQPAA; encoded by the coding sequence GTGGCTAACATTAAATCTGCCGCTAAACGTGCCCAAATTGCTGAGCGTAATCGTCTGCGCAACAAAGCCTATCGCTCGGCAGTGCGTACCTTAATTAAAAATTACTTGAATGCCATTAGTCAGTACAGCACCGACCCCACGCCAGAAAAGCTGGCGGAAGTCCACCACCGCCTGAACTTAGCCTTTAGCAAAATTGACAAAGCTGTTAAGCGGGGCGTTCTCCATCGCAACACGGGTGCCCGTCGCAAAGCGCGGCTGACCCGTATCCTCAACAAAACACTGCAACCCGCTGCCTAA
- a CDS encoding phosphoketolase family protein: MVSSPPRPTALTDDIHAFGPARATIQGQPLSDSEVEAMDAFFRACNYLAVGMIYLLDNPLLKEPLKPEHIKKRLLGHWGSSPGLAFCYLHLNRIIKKYQQEVIFLAGPGHGAPGVLAPVYLEGSYSEIYPNISEDAAGLKKFFKQFSFPGGIGSHCTPETPGSIHEGGELGYVLSHACGAAFDNPDLIVAAVVGDGEAETAPLATSWHINKFLNPARDGAVLPILNLNGYKINNPTILARIPHQDLENYFRGLGYDPCFVEGSDRPSMHQAMAATLDYCVTRIKEIQRTAREEGLTTLPRWPMIVLRTPKGWTGPAEVNGHKVEGSWRAHQVPLADVHTNPENLQLLENWLRSYRPEELFDHNGTFRPDLKALAPTGNYRMGMNPHANGGLLRKDLKMPNFREYGITFDKPGQIEVENTRPLGVFLRDVMRNNPRNFRIFGPDETTSNKLNAVYEASKKFWIAESFDEDADGGELSPEGRVIEMLSEHTLEGMLEGYLLTGRHGFFSTYEAFVHVIDSMFNQHAKWLSICNELSWRADVSSLNLLITSTVWRQDHNGFTHQDPGFLDIVCNKSAKVTRIYLPPDVNSLLSVADHCLRSKNYVNVIVSDKQLHLQYLTMDQAIIHCTKGVGIWDWASNDQGYEPDLVMASAGDIPTQEALAAIALLRQEFPELKIRYINVVDLFKLQPETEHPHGLSDRDFDSLFTLDRPIIFNFHGYPWLIHRLAYRRHNHRNLHVRGYKEKGNINTPLELAINNEIDRFSLAIDAIDRLPELQVAGAHAKEKFRNMQIAARNYAYEYGVDKPEFSHWTWPF, translated from the coding sequence ATGGTAAGCTCTCCTCCCCGTCCCACCGCACTCACCGACGATATTCATGCTTTTGGTCCTGCTCGCGCCACGATTCAAGGACAGCCCCTGAGCGATAGCGAAGTTGAGGCCATGGATGCCTTCTTCCGTGCCTGTAATTATTTGGCAGTGGGCATGATCTATTTACTTGATAACCCCCTGCTCAAAGAACCCCTGAAGCCCGAACACATTAAAAAGCGCCTTCTGGGTCACTGGGGATCGAGTCCCGGCTTGGCCTTTTGCTATTTGCACCTCAACCGCATTATCAAAAAATATCAACAGGAAGTTATTTTTTTAGCGGGGCCCGGCCATGGTGCCCCAGGAGTATTAGCACCGGTTTACCTTGAGGGTAGCTACAGCGAGATTTACCCCAACATCAGTGAAGATGCAGCAGGCTTAAAAAAATTCTTTAAGCAGTTTTCCTTCCCCGGTGGCATTGGCAGCCACTGTACCCCCGAAACCCCCGGCTCAATTCACGAAGGGGGAGAACTGGGCTATGTCCTCTCCCATGCCTGTGGCGCCGCCTTCGATAACCCGGATTTGATTGTGGCAGCGGTTGTCGGCGATGGCGAAGCAGAAACAGCACCTCTGGCTACCTCGTGGCACATCAACAAGTTCTTGAACCCAGCGCGGGATGGGGCAGTCTTGCCGATTCTCAACTTGAACGGCTACAAGATTAACAACCCGACAATTCTGGCTCGCATTCCCCATCAGGATTTGGAGAACTACTTCCGAGGGTTGGGCTATGACCCCTGCTTTGTGGAAGGGTCCGATCGCCCCTCCATGCACCAAGCAATGGCGGCAACCTTGGACTACTGTGTCACCAGAATCAAAGAAATTCAGCGGACAGCCCGTGAAGAGGGCCTCACCACCTTACCCCGTTGGCCGATGATTGTGCTGCGTACCCCCAAAGGCTGGACGGGCCCAGCGGAAGTGAATGGCCACAAAGTGGAAGGCTCCTGGCGAGCACACCAAGTTCCCTTGGCGGATGTTCACACCAACCCCGAAAATCTCCAGCTGCTGGAAAATTGGCTGCGCAGCTACCGGCCTGAGGAGCTCTTTGATCACAATGGCACCTTCCGCCCTGACCTCAAGGCCCTAGCACCCACAGGCAACTACCGCATGGGCATGAATCCCCACGCCAATGGCGGCCTACTGCGCAAAGATTTGAAAATGCCGAATTTCCGGGAGTACGGCATTACATTTGACAAACCGGGACAAATCGAGGTGGAAAATACCCGTCCCTTGGGGGTCTTTCTGCGGGATGTCATGCGCAACAACCCCAGGAATTTTCGCATCTTTGGTCCCGATGAAACCACCTCAAACAAGCTCAATGCGGTTTATGAGGCCAGCAAGAAGTTTTGGATTGCCGAGTCCTTTGATGAGGATGCCGATGGCGGTGAGCTGTCCCCGGAGGGGCGCGTCATTGAAATGCTCAGCGAGCACACGCTGGAGGGGATGCTGGAGGGCTATCTGCTCACAGGTCGCCATGGCTTTTTCTCCACCTATGAGGCGTTTGTCCATGTGATTGATTCGATGTTCAACCAGCATGCCAAGTGGTTGAGCATTTGCAATGAACTGTCGTGGCGGGCAGATGTTTCCTCTTTGAACCTGCTGATTACCTCAACGGTGTGGCGGCAGGATCACAATGGCTTCACTCACCAGGATCCCGGATTTCTGGATATTGTCTGCAACAAGAGTGCCAAGGTGACGCGCATTTATCTACCTCCCGATGTGAATTCGCTGCTGTCGGTGGCGGATCACTGCCTGCGGAGCAAAAATTATGTGAATGTGATTGTTTCTGATAAGCAGTTGCACTTACAGTACCTGACGATGGATCAGGCCATTATCCACTGCACAAAGGGCGTAGGTATTTGGGATTGGGCCAGCAATGATCAAGGCTACGAACCGGATCTGGTCATGGCCAGTGCTGGGGATATTCCCACCCAAGAGGCGTTGGCGGCGATCGCCCTCCTGCGGCAGGAATTTCCAGAGCTCAAGATTCGCTACATTAACGTGGTGGATCTCTTTAAGCTGCAACCGGAAACCGAACACCCCCATGGCCTCAGCGATCGCGACTTTGATAGCCTATTTACCCTCGATCGCCCGATTATCTTTAACTTCCATGGCTACCCGTGGTTAATTCACCGCCTTGCCTACCGCCGCCACAATCACCGTAATTTGCACGTGCGGGGCTACAAGGAAAAGGGCAACATCAACACCCCCTTAGAATTGGCCATCAATAATGAGATTGATCGCTTTAGTCTGGCCATTGATGCCATCGATCGCCTCCCTGAACTTCAGGTGGCGGGTGCCCATGCCAAGGAAAAATTCCGCAACATGCAAATTGCAGCCCGCAACTATGCCTACGAGTACGGTGTAGACAAGCCGGAGTTTAGCCACTGGACATGGCCCTTCTAG
- the larB gene encoding nickel pincer cofactor biosynthesis protein LarB yields the protein MPDSLRQILTAIAQGELSVETAYRQLQYLSYEPIGDFARIDHQRQHRTGFPEVIWGPGKTPQQLAEILERMRPHYPCVMATRISPEVFEAVRSRLGGLHYFEKAQICSTAPILPPQFPRQVGLVCAGTADLPVAEEAAVTLQLSGFSVERFWDVGVAGLHRLLSVRDRLEEMAVLIVVAGMEGALPSVVAGLVSVPVIAVPTSIGYGANFAGLAALLTMLNSCAPGIGVVNIDNGFGAAMLAAKILRSLSQRL from the coding sequence ATGCCCGATTCATTGCGGCAAATTTTGACGGCGATCGCCCAAGGGGAACTGAGTGTAGAGACGGCCTATCGCCAACTGCAATACCTTTCCTACGAACCCATTGGCGATTTTGCGCGCATTGATCACCAACGGCAGCACCGCACAGGCTTTCCAGAGGTCATTTGGGGGCCTGGCAAAACCCCCCAGCAACTTGCTGAAATTCTGGAGCGGATGCGTCCCCACTATCCCTGTGTCATGGCCACGCGCATTTCCCCAGAGGTCTTTGAGGCAGTGCGATCGCGCCTCGGGGGACTGCACTATTTTGAAAAGGCACAGATTTGCAGTACAGCCCCCATTTTGCCGCCGCAGTTTCCGCGGCAGGTGGGTTTAGTCTGTGCCGGTACAGCGGATCTGCCCGTGGCCGAAGAGGCAGCAGTGACGTTGCAGCTCTCAGGATTTAGCGTTGAGCGGTTTTGGGATGTAGGGGTGGCGGGACTTCATCGCCTCCTGAGTGTGCGCGATCGCCTTGAGGAGATGGCGGTGCTGATTGTTGTTGCGGGTATGGAGGGGGCACTTCCCAGTGTGGTGGCAGGGCTCGTCTCCGTGCCAGTGATTGCGGTGCCCACCAGTATCGGCTATGGCGCGAACTTTGCTGGTTTGGCAGCACTGCTGACAATGCTCAACTCCTGTGCCCCCGGCATCGGTGTCGTCAATATTGACAATGGCTTTGGAGCAGCGATGCTGGCGGCCAAGATCTTGCGATCGCTCAGTCAAAGGCTATAA
- a CDS encoding TatD family hydrolase yields the protein MLVDTHVHLNFPEYAPDLEAVAERWRSAGVVRLVHSCVEPREFPVIQRLSAQFPELFMAVGLHPLDTQQWQPQLKEKIASLATSEPKVVAIGETGLDFYKATNREQQEAAFWAQLEVAQALDLPVILHCREAAAAARDLLQQFVRDRGPVRGVMHCWGGTPEETAWFLELGFYISFSGTVTFKNAKQIHASAQMVPSDRLLIETDCPFLAPVPKRGEKRNEPSYVRFVAEAVARLRQCDLGELEQQTTLNACHLFRLPLPTEQSTAPFS from the coding sequence ATGTTGGTGGATACCCACGTCCATCTCAATTTTCCAGAGTACGCCCCCGATCTGGAGGCAGTGGCTGAGCGCTGGCGATCGGCGGGGGTGGTGCGCCTAGTGCACTCCTGCGTTGAGCCAAGGGAATTTCCAGTGATTCAGCGGCTGAGTGCCCAGTTTCCGGAACTGTTTATGGCAGTGGGTCTCCATCCTTTGGATACCCAGCAGTGGCAGCCCCAACTCAAGGAGAAAATTGCCAGCCTTGCCACCAGTGAACCCAAGGTGGTGGCCATTGGTGAAACGGGTTTAGACTTTTACAAAGCCACCAACCGCGAGCAACAGGAAGCCGCCTTTTGGGCACAGTTGGAGGTCGCCCAGGCCTTGGACTTACCAGTGATCCTCCACTGTCGCGAAGCAGCGGCGGCGGCTAGGGATTTATTGCAGCAATTTGTGCGCGATCGCGGTCCGGTTCGAGGGGTCATGCACTGCTGGGGTGGCACCCCCGAAGAAACGGCATGGTTCCTGGAATTGGGCTTTTACATTAGCTTTAGCGGCACCGTCACGTTTAAGAACGCCAAACAAATTCACGCTTCAGCACAGATGGTTCCCAGCGATCGCCTGCTCATTGAAACCGATTGTCCTTTTCTGGCTCCTGTGCCCAAGCGGGGTGAAAAACGCAACGAACCGAGCTATGTGCGCTTTGTGGCTGAAGCGGTTGCCCGTTTGCGGCAGTGTGACCTTGGGGAACTAGAACAGCAGACAACCCTCAATGCCTGTCACCTCTTTCGGCTACCGCTGCCTACGGAACAGTCTACTGCTCCCTTTTCTTAG
- the hisF gene encoding imidazole glycerol phosphate synthase subunit HisF, with protein MLAKRILPCLDVKAGRVVKGVNFVNLRDAGDPVELAQAYNAAGADELVFLDITATHEERNILIDVVYRTADQVFIPLTVGGGIQSLTMIKDLLRAGADKVSLNSAAVRQPDLVNQASDRFGAQCIVVAIDARREPDCAPDQPRWQVYVRGGREATGLDAVAWAVEMAKRGAGELLVTSMDADGTQAGYDLELTRAIAERVEIPVIASGGAGTCEHIRAALVEGKAEAALLASLLHYGQLTIAQIKGYLHQHQVPVRQAEPLPQPAREGLGDSARRAMSSG; from the coding sequence ATGCTTGCAAAACGAATTTTGCCCTGTCTGGATGTGAAGGCGGGTCGAGTTGTGAAGGGGGTGAACTTTGTCAACCTACGGGATGCCGGAGATCCCGTAGAGCTGGCTCAGGCCTACAATGCAGCGGGTGCCGATGAGCTTGTATTTTTGGATATTACGGCCACCCATGAAGAGCGCAACATCCTCATTGATGTGGTCTATCGCACCGCGGATCAGGTGTTTATTCCCCTCACGGTGGGGGGTGGCATTCAGTCCCTGACGATGATCAAGGATCTATTGCGGGCCGGGGCAGATAAAGTCAGCCTGAATTCGGCAGCCGTGCGGCAACCCGATCTCGTCAATCAGGCCAGCGATCGCTTTGGTGCCCAATGTATTGTTGTTGCCATTGATGCTCGACGCGAACCCGATTGTGCTCCTGACCAACCCCGTTGGCAAGTCTATGTGCGCGGCGGCCGGGAAGCCACCGGTCTCGATGCCGTGGCCTGGGCAGTGGAAATGGCTAAACGGGGTGCGGGCGAACTGCTGGTGACCAGTATGGATGCCGATGGAACCCAGGCAGGCTACGACCTTGAATTGACGCGGGCGATCGCCGAGCGAGTGGAGATTCCTGTGATTGCCTCTGGGGGAGCAGGCACCTGTGAGCATATTCGCGCTGCCCTTGTGGAAGGGAAAGCAGAGGCGGCACTTTTAGCCTCGCTGCTGCACTACGGCCAACTGACGATCGCCCAGATCAAGGGCTATCTACATCAGCACCAAGTGCCCGTGCGCCAAGCAGAACCCCTCCCTCAACCCGCCAGGGAGGGGCTAGGGGATTCAGCTAGAAGGGCCATGTCCAGTGGCTAA